tgcaatagagattgcatcatctgtttgggcggtatgcaaattggattggatctagggtttctgggaaaatggtgttgatgtgagccattagtcatttaggcaggttctttgtgttcttgggcacagggactatggtggtctgcttgaaacatgttggtattacagactcaatcagggacatgttgaaaatgtcagtgaagacacctgacAGTTGGTCAAAACACGTCCttgtaatctgtctggccctgcagccttgtgaatgttgacctgtttaaaggtcttaccaACGTTGGCTACGTAGAGCGTGatcagtcatctggaacagctgatggtctcatgcatgcctcagtgttgcttgccttgatgCAGgtatagaagtgatttagctcgtctggttggctcgtgtcactgggcaactcgcagctgtgcttccctttgtagtctgtaatagtttgcaagccctgccacaagacgagcgttggagccggtgttgtatgattcaatcttagccctgtattgacgctttgcctgtttgatggttcgttgtagggcatagcaggatttcttgtaagtcCCACACCTTGAAAGCTCTACCCTTTAGGTCAGTGCGAGTGTttgtttcctgtaatccatggcttctggctggggtatgtacgtatgtaaatgtgacatttaaGGGTTTCTTTTTAAtaatttttttgtgtgtatggaggGAAATGTTAACCATTTAAAataaatctgaatattttccgaattggggggggggggggggggggggtgtaatccTCTATCCACGTTTGGCCAACCACTTACAATAATGGAATGTATTGGGCATGCATTATGAATTGTATCTTAGTGTGCAGATGTCCGTCTTGTTTGGGCCCGCAATCTCACACACGGCTTGATACAGACTTATGGAGCATGAAATGCCTGTTCCCATGGCTTGTTTTCTTCCTTTAATATTTCAAACCTATTACCTTTTTAATGAGCCCACCTCAGAAAACAATTAACGTTTTGTGAAGGCATGTTGTACACAGAGCACTTCAAGACGTTAGTTTCTCTCCTCTCGCCTTCCTCAATCCTTTGGCTTGTCAATTTGAAGCATGCTATTTATACAGATAGATGTTGAGTCCTGTTTTCAATTAACAACGCCATGGCTGAGTCCCGGTTTCAATTAACAACGCCATGGCTGAGTCCCGGTTTCAATTAACAATGCCATGGCTGAGTCCCGGTTTCAATTAACAATGCCATGGCTGAGTCCCGGTTTCAATTAACAATGCCATGGCTGAGTCCCGGTTTCAATTAACAACGTGGGTTAACTATGGCTTTTAAAAATCCTTTtactttaaaatgtgttttttgtttcTTGGCTTAACAATAGATGACATGATCCCTGATTATGAGGAATGACTTTGAAGTTGAAACATGAAACGGAAGTGATTTTATCGagcatgagggaggggaggatgagtgagggagaagggaagaaatGGAGACTCCCGTAATCAATCAGAAACAGGAGGGTGGTGTCTGAGAGGTGATTGGAGGGAGCAATACCTCTGCCTAGAGGGAGGATGTTATGGGGAGAGGAGGCTTTGTCTGGGGACCGGTCCCTTCAGCAGATACCTGTCCTCTCTGGTCCAGCAGGCTGATGGGTGTACTGTGGAGCCTAACACGAGCCCAGGTGTCCTGTCAGGTCTCTCTTCTGACGGCTGCAGCAGGAGACTGTACAAGGCCGGAGCCTGTTACAGTGGCCCTGCAGAGACCTCATTAGGTGCTGTTGTATCCCACCTGCAGAGAGGAGACGAAGGAGAAATAgatggaggaacagaggaagGAACGCACCACGCACACTTCCCACTGGCCAGCAGCAGCTCAACATACACACAGACCTCTCGGTTTGACAAACACACTGCCTCTCTGTCCCAGACCGAACACACAGCCTCCCGGctggacagggacagacacagacgcaGCCAGGCGGTACGCGGCCTACCGCTAGCAGCATTGGAGGGCCAGTTCAGTCGTTGCATCATGAATTCATCCAAGACCACGGTGGAGGGCTACGGAGACTATTACAAGGAGGAGACCCAGGCTGGGGCTAGGAGAGAGGAGGTTAGCAGGGTGTCTAGGGGTGAGGAGGCCCAGGCTGGGGctaggagagaggttgagaaggTTAGCAGGGTGTCTAGGGGTGAGGAGACCCAGGCTGGggctaggagagaggaggaggttgaGAAGGTTAGCAGGGTGTCTAGGGGTGAGGAGGCCCAGGCTGGGGctaggagggaggaggttgagcAGGTTAGCAGGGTGTCTAGGAGTGAGGAGGCCCAGGCTGGGgctaggagggaggaggaggttgagCAGGTTAGCAGGGTGTCTAGGGGTGAGGAGGCCCAGGCTGGGgctaggagggaggaggaggttgagCAGGTTAGCAGGGTGTCTAGGAGTGAGGAGGCCCAGGCTGGGGctaggagggaggaggttgagcAGGTTAGCAGGGTGTCTAGGGGTGAGGAGAACCAGGCTGGGgctaggagggaggaggaggttgagCAGGTTAGCAGGGTGTCTAGGGGTGAGGAGAACCAGGCTGGGgctaggagggaggaggaggttgagCAGGTTAGCAGGGTGTCTAGGGGTGAGGAGGCCCTGGCTGGGGCTAGGAGGGAGGAGGTTAGCAGGGTGTCTAGGGGTGAGGAGAACCAGGCTGGGgctaggagggaggaggaggttgagCAGGTTAGCAGGGTGTCTAGGGGTGAGGAGGCCCTGGCTGGGgctaggagggaggaggaggttagCAGGGTGTCTAGGGGTGAGGAGACCCAGGATGAGAGCCAGTTCTCTGCTTCCGGGCTGGGTGCTCTGGTTAGCAGAGTATCCCAGATCTCTGGGCTTGGGGGGAAGCATGAGCTAGACTCTCTGGGGGAAGAGAGCTCTATCTCTGGGATGGGTTCTGTGGTCAGCAGTGAAGTCTCTATCTCTGGGATGGGTTCTGTGGTCAGCAGTGAGGTCTCTATCTCTGGGATTGGTTCTGTGGTCAGCAGTGAGGTCTCAGTGAGGTTCCCGGACATGTGGCGTCTCCTCCACAGCTCCCTCCCGAGAGTCCTGCAGCAGTTCTGGGACAGTACAGGAATTCGTGGAGATGGGGGAATGGCTGGGAGTCTGCAACCTGGAGCTGTGGGAGGAGCCTGCTCCAGTTGGCCCAGTCAGGTTGTCTCAATGGTGAGGGAGAGTCTGGTGCTGTCAGTGGTCAAAGACAGCCAGGTCTTCTCATTGGTCAGAGAGAGTCACATGTTCTCCTATGTTAAAGACAGTCGGGTGTTCTCTATAGTCAGTGAGCTGCCATTGGTGCAACAGATGAGCACTGAGCTAACTCATGACTTCAGGAGCATTCCCATTGAGCTAACACATGACTTCAGGAGCATTCCCATTGAGCTAACACATGACTTCAGGAGCATTCCCATTGAGCTAACTCATGACTTCAGGAGCATTCCCATTGAGCTAACTCATGACTTCAGGAGCATTCCCATTGAGCTAACTCATGACTTCAGGAGCATTCCCATTGAGCTAACTCGTGATCTTCAACAAGTGGAGTCAACTGGAATACAGCAGAGAGCTGCACCAAAAATGAACCTCTCCCTTCTTACAACCCAGAATACTGTCTTCAGCCCAGCACCAAGCCTGTACCCAGCCCAGAATGCCACTGAGTTCCCACATAGAGAGAACACTGGTAAAGAAGTGGATTGGAGAACAGGGGAACAGAATCCCATCCGAGAACTGGAGTGGACTCCGGAAGGCAGACAGGAGGCTCCATCTACGTCAGAGGTACAGATTACAACCAAGGAGGAGCTGTGGTCACCAGAGGACCAGATCAAGATGGCGGAGGACCCACAGTGTGTCACCGATGGCAGCAAACCACAGTCCCCTCCAGAGCAGGGGGACAATGCCAGGTCTGCAGTTCCAGAGAAGAGCTCTGTTCCTGGGCAGGCGAAGCAGTGGACTGAGGGTGTCCAGGTATATTACCAGGTGTGTTTTTAGTCATTCATATTAGTGAATCCAAATGATTCAGCCTTCCTATGTTGCTTTATTAAAGTAAATCAAATCATTTTTCTTTCAGAGACTGATGGAGTTCCCAGGGGCTCTGGTTCAACTCCAGTCccttcctgtattcaccctgctggcctgtctccagtctgttgtcccctctgtcttcacctcgcAGAGACTCGTGGCTCTCTACTGGCTGGGTGTGGCCAACTGCAGCCAGCCCCACCCACACCCTTCTGTCGTCCTCTTATTTGAGTCCTGCCTTTACGCCCTGACCTTTGACCCTGACATGTCCGATCAGACCACGCCTCTGACAGTGTTCCACCACCTCCCCCTGCTGCAGATCAAGGAGATCCAGGTaggtattttttttaatgtaaaacatttaaaactatTAAAATATTTGATTATTCTACCAATTAAAAGATTTACCCATTTTCTTTGTTATTTTTATCCTCATCTTTATTGTCATTAGTATCACGATTATCATAATTTTTCTGTCTAAATATCCATCAGGTTGGTTTTGGCGGTCAGAGTCTTCGTCTCACAGCCTCCACTAAGGAGAGTGTCCTGACCCTCTACACCCACAGGTAAAGGAGAGGACCACTTTGTGCTCCAGGTCCTCACAGTGGTCCTTTGTGCTCCAGCCTAGGTAAACCAGAGGACAAGACCTGTGGAAACCaaaggagaggacacagagagctctAGCCTAGAAACCAAAGGAGAGGACCACTGTGCTCAGGTCTTATCCTCTAGCCTAGTGGAAACCAAAGGAGAGGACCACTGTGCTCAGGTCTTGTCCTCTAGCCTAGTGGAAACCAAAGGAGAGGACCACTGTGCTCAGGTCTTGTCCTCTAGCCTAGTGGAAACCAAAGGAGGTCTTGTCCTCTAGGACCACTGTGCTCAGGTCTTATCCTCTAGCCTAGTGGAAACCAAAGGAGAGGACCACTGTGCTCAGGTCTTGTCCTCTAGCCTAGTGGAAACCAAAGGAGAGGACCACTGTGCTCAGGTCTTGTCCTCTAGCCTAGTGGAAACCAAAGGAGAGGACCACTGTGCTCTTGTCCTCTAGTGCTCAGGTCTTGTCCTCTAGCCTAGTGGAAACCAAAGGAGAGGACCACTGTGCTCAGGTCTTATCCTCTAGCCTAGTGGAAACCAAAGGAGAGGACCACTGTGCTCAGGTCTTGTCCTCTAGCCTAGTGGAAACCAAAGGAGAGGACCACTGTGCTCAGGTCTTGTCCTCTAGCCTAGTGGAAACCAAAGGAGAGGACCACTGTGCTCAGGTCTTATCCTCTAGCCTAGTGGAAACCAAAGGAGAGGACCACTGTGCTCAGGTCTTGTCCTCTAGCCTAGTGGAAACCAAAGGAGAGGACCACTGTGCTCAGGTCTTGTCCTCTAGCCTAGTGGAAACACAAGTGTGCTTGGAGCCATCAGTTGGTCACGATCGATTGCAAATCAGTCGCACTTGAatttttattgtattttgtaAAGTAGGTTAGCACTTGAATATAAGTAGGTTAATGTCTTTGCGTGGTCTACTAAGATGCAGGTTTGCATTTCTTGTCCtgaatcttgtcctggaggcagctTTGCACAGCATGGTCACTATCTGCCACAGCCATAAAGTTGTGGTTTGATTTTCAACCctgccttaaccacactgctaaccctaatgcctaacccttactttaaagtggaactgacagcgttttagCAACATGAAAATGATTgaaatctgttcatatacaccACAGGAGGCTAATTGAGGACGGGCTCGCGGTAATGAGTGGAGCAGAATcactggaatggtatcaaattcatcagtgtttccaggtgtttgatgccattccatctgCTCCGTTCCGGACATTATTGTGAGCCGtgctcccctcagcagcctccactgatatacacCCTCAGGGAGAATGTCACTTATTATTTTGTTTACATTTTCTAACAATCGAGCACTTAGATATGGTCGTTTTCATGACTTCAAAGAATGTTTTGGGATGATGTATATT
This genomic window from Oncorhynchus gorbuscha isolate QuinsamMale2020 ecotype Even-year linkage group LG07, OgorEven_v1.0, whole genome shotgun sequence contains:
- the LOC124040436 gene encoding uncharacterized protein LOC124040436 isoform X4, whose translation is MGNVSRKTGAQVRWRHQAFAVRCSSQVIWTKVRRAMASVCVAVRVRPLNQREKEMSAKVIIHMKGKTISVDGNNKDIHKGIPGIGLTDRGRHSFSYDFSYDSTDVGSPNFVPQEKVFKDLGCDVLKAAFEGYNACVFAYGQTGSGKSYTMIGNPGDLGLIPRICDGLFCHISEMDQVDGASYRIEVSYLEIDNERVQDLLTTKTDPGSGSGLHLREHPKDGPYVENLSTHLVQNYTDIEELMHAANAKLITANTGMNDVSSRSHSIFTVIITQVRFKAVLPCETVSKIHLVDLAGSERTGARLKEGANINKSLVTLGSVISALADTCVTGEGSSHTGKMKKQLFIPYRDSLLTWLLMNSLGGNSKTIMIATISPADVHYGETLSTLRYANRAKNIVDCGLVDEDSGVKVIRELQEEIGRLRGLMENNIQEETVALRNEGIRVVLDSEPPHLISIDDDLLSTAVIFYHLKECRTLVGRHEAPSNQDMGSVIQLRRGTMFHFNHPKETVQLREQRKSALLSSRSMAHLSEPTENLSKEMLFHSGMDVLAAVGLTGVTRQQRSSVVLSPLKTCTVMQADGCTVEPNTSPGVLSGLSSDGCSRRLYKAGACYSGPAETSLGAVVSHLQRGDEGEIDGGTEEGTHHAHFPLASSSSTYTQTSRFDKHTASLSQTEHTASRLDRDRHRRSQAVRGLPLAALEGQFSRCIMNSSKTTVEGYGDYYKEETQAGARREEVSRVSRGEEAQAGARREVEKVSRVSRGEETQAGARREEEVEKVSRVSRGEEAQAGARREEVEQVSRVSRSEEAQAGARREEEVEQVSRVSRGEEAQAGARREEEVEQVSRVSRSEEAQAGARREEVEQVSRVSRGEENQAGARREEEVEQVSRVSRGEENQAGARREEEVEQVSRVSRGEEALAGARREEVSRVSRGEENQAGARREEEVEQVSRVSRGEEALAGARREEEVSRVSRGEETQDESQFSASGLGALVSRVSQISGLGGKHELDSLGEESSISGMGSVVSSEVSISGMGSVVSSEVSISGIGSVVSSEVSVRFPDMWRLLHSSLPRVLQQFWDSTGIRGDGGMAGSLQPGAVGGACSSWPSQVVSMVRESLVLSVVKDSQVFSLVRESHMFSYVKDSRVFSIVSELPLVQQMSTELTHDFRSIPIELTHDFRSIPIELTHDFRSIPIELTRDLQQVESTGIQQRAAPKMNLSLLTTQNTVFSPAPSLYPAQNATEFPHRENTGKEVDWRTGEQNPIRELEWTPEGRQEAPSTSEVQITTKEELWSPEDQIKMAEDPQCVTDGSKPQSPPEQGDNARSAVPEKSSVPGQAKQWTEGVQVYYQRLMEFPGALVQLQSLPVFTLLACLQSVVPSVFTSQRLVALYWLGVANCSQPHPHPSVVLLFESCLYALTFDPDMSDQTTPLTVFHHLPLLQIKEIQVGFGGQSLRLTASTKESVLTLYTHSQTLTQALTQTLLGVLSPGDQRVAHHPFLKEDLMALSLDWKAQVPDLLLDAGLRLSGHFHKTLADLVYILHGNMDREKPSLGDVRLLLYTTVGVTTTPDPRPDPWAQLFLTETHLGLVQENAVFHPAPRHLPLLSRQAQFQGVSLRCRSDIRCLMVGDWAGSSPAVGGDGAGDEGGAIRLDIILSRNRRTRGERWDRPREQPGRSAAAVRTVGRVAEAAILYADSNSCPSPHQQAEVWKLNFSCSSEAACLINHLSNVSMVTDQGLDRP
- the LOC124040436 gene encoding uncharacterized protein LOC124040436 isoform X1, producing the protein MGNVSRKTGAQVRWRHQAFAVRCSSQVIWTKVRRAMASVCVAVRVRPLNQREKEMSAKVIIHMKGKTISVDGNNKDIHKGIPGIGLTDRGRHSFSYDFSYDSTDVGSPNFVPQEKVFKDLGCDVLKAAFEGYNACVFAYGQTGSGKSYTMIGNPGDLGLIPRICDGLFCHISEMDQVDGASYRIEVSYLEIDNERVQDLLTTKTDPGSGSGLHLREHPKDGPYVENLSTHLVQNYTDIEELMHAANAKLITANTGMNDVSSRSHSIFTVIITQVRFKAVLPCETVSKIHLVDLAGSERTGARLKEGANINKSLVTLGSVISALADTCVTGEGSSHTGKMKKQLFIPYRDSLLTWLLMNSLGGNSKTIMIATISPADVHYGETLSTLRYANRAKNIVDCGLVDEDSGVKVIRELQEEIGRLRGLMENNIQEETVALRNEGIRVVLDSEPPHLISIDDDLLSTAVIFYHLKECRTLVGRHEAPSNQDMGSVIQLRRGTMFHFNHPKETVQLREQRKSALLSSRSMAHLSEPTENLSKEMLFHSGMDVLAAVGLTGVTRQQRSSVVLSPLKTCTVMQADGCTVEPNTSPGVLSGLSSDGCSRRLYKAGACYSGPAETSLGAVVSHLQRGDEGEIDGGTEEGTHHAHFPLASSSSTYTQTSRFDKHTASLSQTEHTASRLDRDRHRRSQAVRGLPLAALEGQFSRCIMNSSKTTVEGYGDYYKEETQAGARREEVSRVSRGEEAQAGARREVEKVSRVSRGEETQAGARREEEVEKVSRVSRGEEAQAGARREEVEQVSRVSRSEEAQAGARREEEVEQVSRVSRGEEAQAGARREEEVEQVSRVSRSEEAQAGARREEVEQVSRVSRGEENQAGARREEEVEQVSRVSRGEENQAGARREEEVEQVSRVSRGEEALAGARREEVSRVSRGEENQAGARREEEVEQVSRVSRGEEALAGARREEEVSRVSRGEETQDESQFSASGLGALVSRVSQISGLGGKHELDSLGEESSISGMGSVVSSEVSISGMGSVVSSEVSISGIGSVVSSEVSVRFPDMWRLLHSSLPRVLQQFWDSTGIRGDGGMAGSLQPGAVGGACSSWPSQVVSMVRESLVLSVVKDSQVFSLVRESHMFSYVKDSRVFSIVSELPLVQQMSTELTHDFRSIPIELTHDFRSIPIELTHDFRSIPIELTHDFRSIPIELTHDFRSIPIELTHDFRSIPIELTRDLQQVESTGIQQRAAPKMNLSLLTTQNTVFSPAPSLYPAQNATEFPHRENTGKEVDWRTGEQNPIRELEWTPEGRQEAPSTSEVQITTKEELWSPEDQIKMAEDPQCVTDGSKPQSPPEQGDNARSAVPEKSSVPGQAKQWTEGVQVYYQRLMEFPGALVQLQSLPVFTLLACLQSVVPSVFTSQRLVALYWLGVANCSQPHPHPSVVLLFESCLYALTFDPDMSDQTTPLTVFHHLPLLQIKEIQVGFGGQSLRLTASTKESVLTLYTHSQTLTQALTQTLLGVLSPGDQRVAHHPFLKEDLMALSLDWKAQVPDLLLDAGLRLSGHFHKTLADLVYILHGNMDREKPSLGDVRLLLYTTVGVTTTPDPRPDPWAQLFLTETHLGLVQENAVFHPAPRHLPLLSRQAQFQGVSLRCRSDIRCLMVGDWAGSSPAVGGDGAGDEGGAIRLDIILSRNRRTRGERWDRPREQPGRSAAAVRTVGRVAEAAILYADSNSCPSPHQQAEVWKLNFSCSSEAACLINHLSNVSMVTDQGLDRP
- the LOC124040436 gene encoding centromere-associated protein E-like isoform X5 is translated as MASVCVAVRVRPLNQREKEMSAKVIIHMKGKTISVDGNNKDIHKGIPGIGLTDRGRHSFSYDFSYDSTDVGSPNFVPQEKVFKDLGCDVLKAAFEGYNACVFAYGQTGSGKSYTMIGNPGDLGLIPRICDGLFCHISEMDQVDGASYRIEVSYLEIDNERVQDLLTTKTDPGSGSGLHLREHPKDGPYVENLSTHLVQNYTDIEELMHAANAKLITANTGMNDVSSRSHSIFTVIITQVRFKAVLPCETVSKIHLVDLAGSERTGARLKEGANINKSLVTLGSVISALADTCVTGEGSSHTGKMKKQLFIPYRDSLLTWLLMNSLGGNSKTIMIATISPADVHYGETLSTLRYANRAKNIVDCGLVDEDSGVKVIRELQEEIGRLRGLMENNIQEETVALRNEGIRVVLDSEPPHLISIDDDLLSTAVIFYHLKECRTLVGRHEAPSNQDMGSVIQLRRGTMFHFNHPKETVQLREQRKSALLSSRSMAHLSEPTENLSKEMLFHSGMDVLAAVGLTGVTRQQRSSVVLSPLKTCTVMQADGCTVEPNTSPGVLSGLSSDGCSRRLYKAGACYSGPAETSLGAVVSHLQRGDEGEIDGGTEEGTHHAHFPLASSSSTYTQTSRFDKHTASLSQTEHTASRLDRDRHRRSQAVRGLPLAALEGQFSRCIMNSSKTTVEGYGDYYKEETQAGARREEVSRVSRGEEAQAGARREVEKVSRVSRGEETQAGARREEEVEKVSRVSRGEEAQAGARREEVEQVSRVSRSEEAQAGARREEEVEQVSRVSRGEEAQAGARREEEVEQVSRVSRSEEAQAGARREEVEQVSRVSRGEENQAGARREEEVEQVSRVSRGEENQAGARREEEVEQVSRVSRGEEALAGARREEVSRVSRGEENQAGARREEEVEQVSRVSRGEEALAGARREEEVSRVSRGEETQDESQFSASGLGALVSRVSQISGLGGKHELDSLGEESSISGMGSVVSSEVSISGMGSVVSSEVSISGIGSVVSSEVSVRFPDMWRLLHSSLPRVLQQFWDSTGIRGDGGMAGSLQPGAVGGACSSWPSQVVSMVRESLVLSVVKDSQVFSLVRESHMFSYVKDSRVFSIVSELPLVQQMSTELTHDFRSIPIELTHDFRSIPIELTHDFRSIPIELTHDFRSIPIELTHDFRSIPIELTHDFRSIPIELTRDLQQVESTGIQQRAAPKMNLSLLTTQNTVFSPAPSLYPAQNATEFPHRENTGKEVDWRTGEQNPIRELEWTPEGRQEAPSTSEVQITTKEELWSPEDQIKMAEDPQCVTDGSKPQSPPEQGDNARSAVPEKSSVPGQAKQWTEGVQVYYQRLMEFPGALVQLQSLPVFTLLACLQSVVPSVFTSQRLVALYWLGVANCSQPHPHPSVVLLFESCLYALTFDPDMSDQTTPLTVFHHLPLLQIKEIQVGFGGQSLRLTASTKESVLTLYTHSQTLTQALTQTLLGVLSPGDQRVAHHPFLKEDLMALSLDWKAQVPDLLLDAGLRLSGHFHKTLADLVYILHGNMDREKPSLGDVRLLLYTTVGVTTTPDPRPDPWAQLFLTETHLGLVQENAVFHPAPRHLPLLSRQAQFQGVSLRCRSDIRCLMVGDWAGSSPAVGGDGAGDEGGAIRLDIILSRNRRTRGERWDRPREQPGRSAAAVRTVGRVAEAAILYADSNSCPSPHQQAEVWKLNFSCSSEAACLINHLSNVSMVTDQGLDRP
- the LOC124040436 gene encoding uncharacterized protein LOC124040436 isoform X3; the protein is MGNVSRKTGAQVRWRHQAFAVRCSSQVIWTKVRRAMASVCVAVRVRPLNQREKEMSAKVIIHMKGKTISVDGNNKDIHKGIPGIGLTDRGRHSFSYDFSYDSTDVGSPNFVPQEKVFKDLGCDVLKAAFEGYNACVFAYGQTGSGKSYTMIGNPGDLGLIPRICDGLFCHISEMDQVDGASYRIEVSYLEIDNERVQDLLTTKTDPGSGSGLHLREHPKDGPYVENLSTHLVQNYTDIEELMHAANAKLITANTGMNDVSSRSHSIFTVIITQVRFKAVLPCETVSKIHLVDLAGSERTGARLKEGANINKSLVTLGSVISALADTCVTGEGSSHTGKMKKQLFIPYRDSLLTWLLMNSLGGNSKTIMIATISPADVHYGETLSTLRYANRAKNIVDCGLVDEDSGVKVIRELQEEIGRLRGLMENNIQEETVALRNEGIRVVLDSEPPHLISIDDDLLSTAVIFYHLKECRTLVGRHEAPSNQDMGSVIQLRRGTMFHFNHPKETVQLREQRKSALLSSRSMAHLSEPTENLSKEMLFHSGMDVLAAVGLTGVTRQQRSSVVLSPLKTCTVMQADGCTVEPNTSPGVLSGLSSDGCSRRLYKAGACYSGPAETSLGAVVSHLQRGDEGEIDGGTEEGTHHAHFPLASSSSTYTQTSRFDKHTASLSQTEHTASRLDRDRHRRSQAVRGLPLAALEGQFSRCIMNSSKTTVEGYGDYYKEETQAGARREEVSRVSRGEEAQAGARREVEKVSRVSRGEETQAGARREEEVEKVSRVSRGEEAQAGARREEVEQVSRVSRSEEAQAGARREEEVEQVSRVSRGEEAQAGARREEEVEQVSRVSRSEEAQAGARREEVEQVSRVSRGEENQAGARREEEVEQVSRVSRGEENQAGARREEEVEQVSRVSRGEEALAGARREEVSRVSRGEENQAGARREEEVEQVSRVSRGEEALAGARREEEVSRVSRGEETQDESQFSASGLGALVSRVSQISGLGGKHELDSLGEESSISGMGSVVSSEVSISGMGSVVSSEVSISGIGSVVSSEVSVRFPDMWRLLHSSLPRVLQQFWDSTGIRGDGGMAGSLQPGAVGGACSSWPSQVVSMVRESLVLSVVKDSQVFSLVRESHMFSYVKDSRVFSIVSELPLVQQMSTELTHDFRSIPIELTHDFRSIPIELTHDFRSIPIELTHDFRSIPIELTRDLQQVESTGIQQRAAPKMNLSLLTTQNTVFSPAPSLYPAQNATEFPHRENTGKEVDWRTGEQNPIRELEWTPEGRQEAPSTSEVQITTKEELWSPEDQIKMAEDPQCVTDGSKPQSPPEQGDNARSAVPEKSSVPGQAKQWTEGVQVYYQRLMEFPGALVQLQSLPVFTLLACLQSVVPSVFTSQRLVALYWLGVANCSQPHPHPSVVLLFESCLYALTFDPDMSDQTTPLTVFHHLPLLQIKEIQVGFGGQSLRLTASTKESVLTLYTHSQTLTQALTQTLLGVLSPGDQRVAHHPFLKEDLMALSLDWKAQVPDLLLDAGLRLSGHFHKTLADLVYILHGNMDREKPSLGDVRLLLYTTVGVTTTPDPRPDPWAQLFLTETHLGLVQENAVFHPAPRHLPLLSRQAQFQGVSLRCRSDIRCLMVGDWAGSSPAVGGDGAGDEGGAIRLDIILSRNRRTRGERWDRPREQPGRSAAAVRTVGRVAEAAILYADSNSCPSPHQQAEVWKLNFSCSSEAACLINHLSNVSMVTDQGLDRP
- the LOC124040436 gene encoding kinesin-like protein KIF16B isoform X2, giving the protein MGNVSRKTGAQVRWRHQAFAVRCSSQVIWTKVRRAMASVCVAVRVRPLNQREKEMSAKVIIHMKGKTISVDGNNKDIHKGIPGIGLTDRGRHSFSYDFSYDSTDVGSPNFVPQEKVFKDLGCDVLKAAFEGYNACVFAYGQTGSGKSYTMIGNPGDLGLIPRICDGLFCHISEMDQVDGASYRIEVSYLEIDNERVQDLLTTKTDPGSGSGLHLREHPKDGPYVENLSTHLVQNYTDIEELMHAANAKLITANTGMNDVSSRSHSIFTVIITQVRFKAVLPCETVSKIHLVDLAGSERTGARLKEGANINKSLVTLGSVISALADTCVTGEGSSHTGKMKKQLFIPYRDSLLTWLLMNSLGGNSKTIMIATISPADVHYGETLSTLRYANRAKNIVDCGLVDEDSGVKVIRELQEEIGRLRGLMENNIQEETVALRNEGIRVVLDSEPPHLISIDDDLLSTAVIFYHLKECRTLVGRHEAPSNQDMGSVIQLRRGTMFHFNHPKETVQLREQRKSALLSSRSMAHLSEPTENLSKEMLFHSGMDVLAAVGLTGVTRQQRSSVVLSPLKTCTVMADGCTVEPNTSPGVLSGLSSDGCSRRLYKAGACYSGPAETSLGAVVSHLQRGDEGEIDGGTEEGTHHAHFPLASSSSTYTQTSRFDKHTASLSQTEHTASRLDRDRHRRSQAVRGLPLAALEGQFSRCIMNSSKTTVEGYGDYYKEETQAGARREEVSRVSRGEEAQAGARREVEKVSRVSRGEETQAGARREEEVEKVSRVSRGEEAQAGARREEVEQVSRVSRSEEAQAGARREEEVEQVSRVSRGEEAQAGARREEEVEQVSRVSRSEEAQAGARREEVEQVSRVSRGEENQAGARREEEVEQVSRVSRGEENQAGARREEEVEQVSRVSRGEEALAGARREEVSRVSRGEENQAGARREEEVEQVSRVSRGEEALAGARREEEVSRVSRGEETQDESQFSASGLGALVSRVSQISGLGGKHELDSLGEESSISGMGSVVSSEVSISGMGSVVSSEVSISGIGSVVSSEVSVRFPDMWRLLHSSLPRVLQQFWDSTGIRGDGGMAGSLQPGAVGGACSSWPSQVVSMVRESLVLSVVKDSQVFSLVRESHMFSYVKDSRVFSIVSELPLVQQMSTELTHDFRSIPIELTHDFRSIPIELTHDFRSIPIELTHDFRSIPIELTHDFRSIPIELTHDFRSIPIELTRDLQQVESTGIQQRAAPKMNLSLLTTQNTVFSPAPSLYPAQNATEFPHRENTGKEVDWRTGEQNPIRELEWTPEGRQEAPSTSEVQITTKEELWSPEDQIKMAEDPQCVTDGSKPQSPPEQGDNARSAVPEKSSVPGQAKQWTEGVQVYYQRLMEFPGALVQLQSLPVFTLLACLQSVVPSVFTSQRLVALYWLGVANCSQPHPHPSVVLLFESCLYALTFDPDMSDQTTPLTVFHHLPLLQIKEIQVGFGGQSLRLTASTKESVLTLYTHSQTLTQALTQTLLGVLSPGDQRVAHHPFLKEDLMALSLDWKAQVPDLLLDAGLRLSGHFHKTLADLVYILHGNMDREKPSLGDVRLLLYTTVGVTTTPDPRPDPWAQLFLTETHLGLVQENAVFHPAPRHLPLLSRQAQFQGVSLRCRSDIRCLMVGDWAGSSPAVGGDGAGDEGGAIRLDIILSRNRRTRGERWDRPREQPGRSAAAVRTVGRVAEAAILYADSNSCPSPHQQAEVWKLNFSCSSEAACLINHLSNVSMVTDQGLDRP